A single genomic interval of Lathyrus oleraceus cultivar Zhongwan6 chromosome 7, CAAS_Psat_ZW6_1.0, whole genome shotgun sequence harbors:
- the LOC127104117 gene encoding uncharacterized protein LOC127104117, producing MYLAVLRGSIGCVLGQHDETGRKEHAIYYLSKKFTDYKSRYSVLEKTRYALAWAAKCLRKYMLTHTTLPIYKINPVKYIFEKPALINRVARLQMALTEYDIQHVTPKEVNGSVLSDYLAHQPLEDYHSIHFEFPDEDIMLIRDCNIPDPEEGPEPESRWTLVFDGASYAQGNGIGAIITSPVWFSSTLHCEVVL from the coding sequence ATGTACCTCGCAGTCCTTCGGGGGTCTATAGGATGCGTCCTCGGACAACATGACGAAACTGGaagaaaagagcatgccatatactacttaagcaaaaagtttactgatTACAAGAGTAGGTATTCAGTGCTTGAGAAAACCCGCTATGCACTTGCTTGGGCTGCCAAATGCTTGAGGAAATACATGCTTACACATACGACACTCCCAATCTACAAGATAAatccagtcaaatacatcttcgagaagcctgctcTCATCAATAGAGTTGCTCGTTTGCAAATGGCTCTAACTGAGTACGACATTCAACATGTCACTCCGAAAGAGGTCAATGGAAGTGTCTTATCTGACTATCTTGCTCACCAACCCTTGGAGGATTATCACTCCATCCactttgaattccctgatgaagacatcatgttgATAAGGGATTGCAACATCCCCGACCCCGAGGAAGGACCAGAACCCGAGTCTCGTTGGACACTTGTGTTTGATGGAGCTTCTTACGCTCAaggaaatggaattggggcaatcATCACCTCCCCCGTCTGGTTTTCATCTACCCTTCACTGTGAGGTTGTGctttga